The genomic interval TAGATGTAATTACACAAATTAAAAATACAGGTGCTAAAGTGGTACTTTGTACGCCCAGTGTAATTGGCGAAAAAACAGATGGCAGTAATCCGCAGGATAAAATGCTGGATGAATATTCAGACATCAGCCGGAAGGTAGCCAAAGCTACTGGTAGCAAGCTATGTGACCTGCGTAAAGCTTTTATAGATCACTTAAAAACAAATAATACAGCCAATCAGGATAAAAATATTCTTACTAGTGATGGCGTGCATTTAAATAAAGAAGGAAACGCTTTTGTAGCTGCCCAAATGAGCAAATTTCTGAAATAGAGTACATAAAAGTTTTGTATCTGTTTCAAATCGGGAATCTGTTAATTTATTTCATTCAAATTATTTAATGTTTTTTATGCTGACACTTACCTAATAAACTACTGCTATGGACCTGAGAGGAGTTTTTAAAGGCTATACCATTTACTGGATTGTACTTCTCATCACCTTTTTACTGATCGGAAACATCTACCTCATTTATCAGAACAGTGAGACCATCAGACGAAATGTAGCCATCTATGAGGAAGCAGAAAAAATAAAGGTAAATACCACAGAAGTAATCAGAAATCTGCACCTGATCGACATGATGCTGCGGAGTTATGCGCTGACGAATAACAATGATTTTTTAGAAACAGCAGATAGTTGCATTCAAAATAAGGACATTATCTATTCCAGTCTGGAAAACTCGCTTCATAAGCAGGGGTATGACATGGAAAAATTCACCTCCATGCGGGAAGGGGTTTATAAGTATTATACCGTTATCGATGACATGAAAACCCATCTATTAAAGGGTGAAAAGGAAAAATTTTCAGAAATACTTAAACCTGATCCTGGATTTAGTGCCTGGACAGCTTTTAATTCCTTTAGTAAGGATGTAAATGATTTTGAGAATAATATAAAGCAGCAAGCCTATGCAGAATATCTGGAAGCTGTCCGCAATAGTTATTTGCTTCAGATTATTCTCTTCTTTCTGGCAGTTCCTACGCTCGCCTTTATGGCCTATCATGCGAGACGGGATTTTTACCTGTCTGAAAAACTCCGGCAATCTACTGAGGAAAACTATACAATTGTGGCCGAACAAAATGAAATGCTCGAACGGATGGTGAGAGAGCGCACCAAAGAAGTGGTCGAGCAAAATAAAATGATAGGTGCCCAGTATGAGGAAATTACCGCTCGCAATGAGCAGCTGGAATTGCACCAGAGAGAAATAGAAGCACGTAGAAATGAATTGGGTGAGCAATATGCAGCTTTGCAGGAAGCCAACAAAATTATTGAGCAGCAACACCACGAAATTCAATCCAAACACGATGAACTGGCCAGGGAAGTAGAGAGGCAGACGTATGATTTAAAACAAACCAATCTGGAACTGATTGAATACAACCGGAGCCTGGAACAGTTTGCCTACATTATTTCTCATAACCTGAGAGGTCCGATGGCCCGGTTAACTGGCCTGGCTTCTATTCTTGAAATGGCTCAAAATGATTCAGAAGCCAAATCAATTATCGGGATGATGGTGAAGTCTACCCACGATCTCGATCAGGTGATTAAAGACCTTACCATGATTCTGGAAGTACAAAAGACCGGTTCGCAGATGCTGAGCGAAATTAAGCTGGATGCGCTTGTAGATAAGGCAACTACTATCCTTACGGCTGAAATTCAGGAGACCGGCGCTTTAATAAAAAGAGAATTAGGCGCAAAATCCGTTTACTCACTGGCTCCTTACCTGGAGAGCATTATATATAATCTGTTTAGCAACGCCATCAAATACCGCCATCCCAACAGGCGTCCTGAAATTTCTATCACTTCTGTACGCGAAAATGGCTATACCAGAATCGATGTAGGAGATAATGGCCTCGGAATGGACTTGAAAACTTATAAAAACAATTTATTCAATCTCTATAAACGTTTTCATTTTCATGTGGAAGGAAAAGGCCTTGGATTATATCTGGTAAAAACGCAAATCATGGCTTTAGGCGGAAAAATCGAAGTTAAAAGCGAACCCGAACAAGGTACTATTTTTTCCCTTTTTCTGAAAAACGCATAATATGCCAGTTTTTTGTCGCTTATTATAAAAGTACAACCCAAAATTTGAGTACTATTGCCGAAAAAATACCTATGAAAGGCGTTTATTCCATCCTGCTGTTGATCCTATCCAATATATTTATGACTTTAGCCTGGTATGGACATTTGCAGTTTAAACATATTTCCTGGCTCAAAGGCCTGGGTCTGGTAGCAGTGATCATGATCAGCTGGGGACTGGCTTTTTTCGAATATATCTTTCAGGTGCCTGCCAATAAAATTGGCTACCGCGACAATGGAGGGCCGTTTTCATTGTTTGAGTTAAAAACCATCCAGGAAGCCGTTTCACTGATTGTGTTTATCCTGATCACCGTTTTTGTGTTCCGCACAGAAAAAATGGCCTGGAACCATATGGTTGGCTTTCTGCTGATTGTGCTGGCAGTTTTTTTTATCTTCAAAAAATGGTAAGTATTATGCTTTAATGCGGTGTTTGAGCCGGTCAATGGCTACAGCGCCGATGATAATTACGCCGATAATTACCTCCTGTACAAAGTTAGGCACACCCAGCATATTACAGCCGTTGCGCAGTACCGCCATAATGAGTGCGCCAATAATAGAGCCCATGGCACTTCCTTCGCCTCCACTCAATGAGCCTCCTCCAATTACCACCGCTGCAATAATATCGAGTTCCATACCGGCAGCTGCTGTAGGGTCGCCTACCGTCAGGTTGCTGTACTGCATAATGGAAGATATCCCGACAAACATGGAACTGAGGGTGTAAATAGCAATACGGTTAAGTGAAATATTAATTCCACACAAGCGGGCTGTTTTTTCATTAGAACCAATTGCAAAAATATATCGGCCAAAAACAGTATACTTTAACAGAATAGCGGTAAAGGCTACCAGCAAAATGGTCATCCATACACCGGGAGCAAAAATGAGCCAGCCTGGTTCAGGGTCGAGTAGCATGAGTTTTTGCAGGCCATTGGCAGGTGTACTCACGGTTTGTTCTTTTCCAATCCATTTGGCAATACCCCTGGCAATTTGCATCATACCCAGCGTGATAATAAAAGGTACAATTTTAAGCCTGGAAGTAGTAAGACCGATCAGCCAGCCACAAACCGCACAAGCAGCAATGCCACCAATGGCTGCCAAAAATGAAATCCCCACGCCTGCTTCCGGTACATTACCCCCCATGTTAAGTATGGTTGCAATGACCACGGTGCCCAGTGCGATCTGCGAACCTACACTCAGGTCGATGCCACCGGAAATAATCACAATGGTCATGCCCATTGCAGCAATACCCACAATAACCGTTTGCGTAATAATGGTTTTTATATTATAAAAGCTGTAAAACTCAGGTGGACAGAGAATAATAAACAGGATAAACACCGAAAGCAATCCAAAAAACGGAGCAAACTGGAGAATGATCTTTTTAGGTCCTGGCAATCGTCCGGCGCCTGCTGGTGTATTTACTGGTAATGGCTCTACTTCTATTTTTGAAGACATATGTCAAAAATTCTTAATAAACTAGTTCAGGTGGCTATGTGACTAAAAATGATAATAAACAAGGTGGGTAATTTACTTAAATTTTATTCAATTTCTGAACAGAAGATAGTTTAGCCTTGAAAAGTTAATATTCCGGAAAAACTTTCAAGCTTTAAAATGCTGTATATGCGACTTTAGAGTTCCTTCACAAACAGATGGTTTGTGCCATATATCTTTGTTTAGGAAAGAAGTATACGGCAACATCTTCTATAAAATGAAATGCGCATCGTTTGTTTCTGAGAAAAAATCAGAAATTTGCCTGATAGCGGCAATCTTTGTAAAGTAGCATAATACTATCTTTCCCATTCAGCAGGCAAACGTATATTTACTTTTTTTATGGTAACATTTGATGCAGATTTATCCTTTCTATACCTGGCATCGGGTGTTTCGCTGCTTGTATTGCTACTGTTAGCCTGGTTAGCCTGGAGGCGAGTCAATAAGAAACGCCTTGCCTGGCGTATGGCCGCCAGTAGTGTGGGCATGATATCTTTGATGATGCTTGCATTAAAACCACAATTCAGACAAACTGTTTTGCCACAAGAAGCCATTTTATTGACAGAAGGAACAAACCAGGATAGTTTACAATCGCTGCTTCAAACCTTTACCGGAGATGTGCCAGCTATCTTTACAACGGATAGTTCTTCTTCTCAATCATTCGCTAAGCAGGAAGTAAAATGGACACCAGATATAGCCTATTTGCGGCGGAATCATCCACAGGTAAACCGATTACATATCCTGGGTTATGGATTAAGCCATGTAGAATTAGACGCACTTGATTCTCTGCAAGCGATTCCTCACCTTTCTCTGTTAGAAGGAGGTTTTCATGCTGTACACTGGCCGCAACTAACACAAGCCGGAGAAGCTTTACACCTACAAGGAATCTATGAAAACAAAGCGGCACAGCCTGTAAAACTGGTATTAGAAGGATTCGGTCTCCGGCTGGATTCCTTGGAAATACCTGCCAGCCAGACAAAGGAATTTGATTTACAAACCTTGGTAAAAGAATCAGGTAGCTTTGTATATAGCCTCAATGTGTTCATAAATAATCGTCTGATTGCAGCAGAGAAAATACCCATTCTGGTGGAGCCGCCTTCTCTCATACGGTTTATCATTCTGGAATCATTTCCGGGATTTGAAGTAAAATTCCTGAAAACATGGCTTTCCGAAAGGCAATATACTGGTATCGTGCGTACCACCATTAGCCGGGATAAGTACCGTACCGAATACATTAACCAGGAGAAAGTAAATGCCAATACCCTGAATGCTACACTGCTGGAAACTATAGATCTTGTGATTGCAGATGAGCAGTCGGTAAGTGGGTTGAGTAGCCGAGAACAGGCAGCCTTACAACAGGCAATGGAGGAAAAAGGTGTAGGGCTGCTCATTCTCTGGAAAGAACCGCAGAACAGGAAAGGGAACTTGTTTACAAATTCATTTAAAATTAATACGCCGCCCAGGCTGGAAGAACAACCTACGAGAGTTACCTGGCCAGATATGTCATCAGGTGCAGTTTCCATTAGCGCAACAGGTGCCAGAATAGAATATAGCCCTGGAACCAGGCCAATGGTGCAGGATGAAAAAGGAGGAATCCTGGTGAGTACGCAGGTGTGGGGCAGGGGGAAAATGATGGCAAGCCTGCTAAATTCAAGCTATATGTGGGTGCTGGATGGAAAACAAACACTATATTCCAGTTATTGGTCTGCATTGCTCAGTAGCCTTGTAGCTGGCAAAGAACCGGAACAAACCTGGCAGATTGCTTCGAAAATACCATTGGTACATCATCCGCTTACATACACCTTAACAACTTATGCATCACAAACACCAGTTGGGTTGAGCGGCAATGTTTCTTTTTACTTAGCACAGGATGCATTGAATCCACAGCGATGGAAAGGCACGTTCTGGCCGGATTCAACTGGCTGGAGGGTGGTACAAACAGAAGGAGGAAATCCTTACTGGCATTATATTTATTCTTCCTCCAATTGGAAAGACCTGCAATGGAAGGAGAGGAGGGAAGCTACTTTACAATGGGCCAACCGCCAGCATATGAAACTTACAGCATCTTCAACAAGTGTCAGTCAGTTTGTTACAAAGCCTGTTTCCTCTCTTTGGTTTTTCTTACTCTTTCTGGGAAGTATGGCTTATTTGTGGATCGAGCGGAAGTTGTAATTGGTTAACTGGCCATTTATCAGTAATATATTTCATTCAGTGATATTAAGCTTCTGGAAATTTCATACAGTCCATATACTGCCTTTCCTCCTCCAGGGCCGGAGAGGCCCCGCTTTCGCATCCGTCACTCTATACAACCCGCACATGGCCAATGCTGACCCAAAGGTTGTATAAGGTGACTCCTGCAAAAGCTGTTATCAGCAAATACGCATATTAGTTTTTATTTGAATATTATTTTATTGCTGCCTAATAAATTAGGCACTATAGGCCATTGACAAATTTAGAAGGCGATCAGTTTTTGTACCTGGCTTTCCAGTAGCTGGTTATAGATAGGATTGGTAATCTGGTTATCCGTCATGTTGGCTTCGATTCTGGACAGTTTTACCCGTAAACCGATCATATCCATGCCCAGGTAGCTCAGTACATCGCTCAGGTGGCTCAGGGCAGCAGCACCACCTTGTACGCCGGAAGATAGTCCGACCAGCGCTGCTTTTTTATTATTCAACGAGCTGGGGTATTTCAGGCCGTCAATAAAAGCCTTGAGCACTCCCGGATAGGAACCATTGTATTCCGGCACTACAAATACAAATTTATCGCTTTGTTCAATGAGTTTCCGGAGTTCGTTGAATGCCGGATTTTTGCCGGAATTGCTGTATAAGGCAGTATGTGTAAAATCGGGAGGGAGGTCTCTCAAGTCGAGAATAATACTTTCTACCTGATGTCTGGCCAGGAGTTGCTGATAATGTAAAGAAATAATTTTAGAAATAGAGTTTGCCCGGTTCGTGCCGCAGATGATCGTGATCATGTAAAAGTTTCCTGAAATACCTTTTCAACTAATTTTAACACATAACAGCACAGACGTCATTTAGGTTTACACTCGTATTTAACCTATGCTGTGTAGCTTATTGCGACTACAAAAGTAAAACTCCCGGCAAAATAGAATGTGTTTTTAAATAGATAGCGATTAAAACAAACTTTATTTTTAATCTATTACTCCACAACAAACGTAATTTATTTAGATTCGCTTTTTAAGCTACCACCTTTTTGATTTGTTACATGAAAAAATATACTTTTCTGTTCCTTGGATTTCTTTATTTGTGTTTCAATGTACATGCGCAGACTATTATTACCGGAAAAGTACTAGATGCACAAACGCAAGAACCAGTAGAAGCAGCACAATTATATACACCTAATTTGATTTTACTGGGAACGACCAATGCCGAAGGTAATTTTGAGATCCGGACAGATACGCTTATCTCATCATTTACGGTAAATAGCCTGGGATATACACCGCAAACTATACAGATTAAGGCAGGCCAAACATATATAGAAATCCGTTTACAAGAATCTATTCGTACGCTGAATGAAGTAGTGGTGACCGGCTACGAAACCAACCGCAAGTTAATAGAGACAGCTGGTTCTATAGCCTTACTTTCCAATGTAGACCTGCAACGATTCAGCAATACTTCCCTGCTTCCGGCGGTTAATACGGTTCCTGGGGTGCGGATGGAAGAACGTTCGCCGGGAAGTTACCGCCTTTCGATCCGGGGAAGCCTCATCCGGGCTCCGTTTGGGGTGCGGAATGTAAAAGTATACTGGAACGATATTCCTTTTACCGACCCTGGCGGCAATACCTATCTGAACCTGATGGATTTTAATGCCATTCAGAATATGGAAATCATCAAAGGTCCAGCCGGAAGTATTTACGGCGCCGGTACTGGGGGAACGGTATTGCTGCAAAGTTTGGCAAAAGGAGAAAATAAGCCTGGTGTGCAGGTTTCTGGTATTGTGGGATCTTACGGGTTAAAAGGATTGCAAACGCTGGTGCAAACGGATGGAGATACACCATTAGTGGCCGGATATTCCCGTTTAGAGTCAGATGGGTATAGAGAGCAGAGTGCCATGCGCAGAGATATGTTTCATTTTTATTACCAGCCGTTCAAAAGCGAAAAAAGAACGATACAGGTAAGCGGATTTTATTCAGATTTGTACTACCAGACCCCAGGCGGCCTCACCAGGGCACAATTTCAGCAGAATCCCAGGCTTTCCAGACCGGCAGCCGGCCCGAACCGGAGCAGTATTGAACAGAAAGCGGCTATTTATAATAAAACTTTTTTTGTAGGTGCTTCCCAGCAATATACCTTTAACAGCAAATTCAGCAATAGTACTTCTATCTATGCTACCTCCGGAAAATTTGAAAATCCATTTATTTCCAATTATGAACGCAGAGCCGAACAAGGATTTGGCGGCCGTACCAAATTTGCTTATGTACAAGACTTAGGAAATACTACTATCAAATATACGGCTGGCGCCGAATTCCAGACCTATTTTGCCTCCGACCGGGTATATGGAAATAACCTGGGGCAACCAGATACCCTGCAATTCGACGATGAAATTGGTGCTACCCAGTATTTTATTTTTGCCCAGGCTGAACTGGAATTGCCCCATGATATTGTATTGACCGCCGGAGCAAGTTACAACCGACTTACATATAATCTGCTTCGGTTATCCGGAGTGCCGCCATTTCAGCAGCAGGACCGTAAGTTCAGCCCGGTGGTTTCTCCCAGAATCGCCCTGCTCAAAAACTGGCACGACCGTTTTGCGCTACATGGAAGTATTGGGTTTGGCTATTCACCACCAGCAATTACAGAAGTCCGTCCTTCTGAAGCTACTTTTAATACTGGCCTGAAACCTGAAATTGGCGTGAATTATGAACTTGGCTTCCGGGGAAGTTTGCTGCAAAACAGGTATTCTTTTGATCTTACTGGTTTCTCCTTGCAACTCCGGGAAACGATCGTACGCCGGTCTACAGATAGCGGAGCGGAGTATTTTATAAATGCTGGCGCTACTTCACAAAAAGGAATTGAACTGGCCAACTCATTTGCACTGGTAAACAATCCGGCACAAATTATTTCCGGCGTTCGGCTGCTACTGAATTATACGTTTAATGATTTCAAATACAAAAACTATCAGCAAAATACCACTGATTTTTCAGGAAAAAAGATTGCCGGTGTAGCCCCAAATATAGTAGTAGCAGGTATTGACGTACAATCTAAACCTGGGTTTTATGCCAATATCACTTATACTTATACCGATATCATTCCGCTCAACGATGCCAATTCCGAGAATGCTGTAGATTATACCTTACTCAGTGGCCGCATTGGCTGGAAAAAGCAGTTCAATCTGGTCGAATTACAGGCTTATGCCGGTATAGATAATGCATTAAATACCCGCTACAGTCTGGGAAATGACCTGAATGCCTTTGGAAACAGATTTTTCAATCCGGCGGCTGACCGGAATTATTATGGAGGAGTATCAGTGAAATACCTGTTTAAAGCCAGAGACTGAAAATATAATATTATTAATTTTCCATGCAGCAAGATTATACTGCTTAGGGTTAATCCAGTGGCGGCATCATGTGTGTGCTGATTGCAATACGGTTCCAGGCATTAATTCCAATAATCGCCATAATAATTTGTGCTAAACTCACTTCATCTAATAATCTGGCAGCATTGGCATAAGTTTCATCGGAAACTTTCTGATGAATAAGCGTAATCTCTTCGGTAAGCGCTAAAATGGCCCGTTCAACTTCAGTAAAATAAGGTGTTTCACGCCAGGCATTAAGGGCATAAATCCGTTGTTCGGTTTCGCCTAATACCCTGGCTTCTTTGGTGTGCATGTCGATACAAAATGCACACCCATTGATCTGGGAAGCTCTGATTTTAATCAGATGTTTTTGAATGGGTGTCAGTTTAGTTCTGCTCAGGTATTTTTCAAAGGAGAACATCGTTTCGTAGGCTTTTGGCTCTACTTCTTTCATTACTATTCGAGAGTTCATGGTGTGTAAGAGCATACAGGTTAAGAAAATATTTTACTTTTTTTGGCGGTAAGCAGAGAATCAATGCTGTAAGAATAGGCTGGAAATGCAGCTAATAACAGCGAACCGGCACTCACGGCAAATACTGAATAATTCAAAGGGGCCCTGATACCTAAGGTGAGAGCCATAGATAAGGCAAACAGCAGCGTTAGCACAAAACTGCCTAAAGCCATAAGTCTTGTCTGATATCCGACCATCAGCAATACGCCAAACAGCACTTCAGCAATCGTTGCCATCCAGCCCATTATATCAGATAGCGGCCTGCTCAGAAAGGGAAGTAACACATAGGTATAATCCAGAAAATTGTTCCAGTTTCCCCAGGCTACATTGTTTTCTCCCGGAGCGCCTAACCAGCCAAACCGGTCTAGTACCGCGTTCAAAAATCCGATTCCCAGGGCAAGACGCAAATACAACTGGGCATGTGTGGCGTAAGACTTCATAGTGTATACATTTAGGATAGATGGATTTAATTTAAACAGATTCTTTGTGGTTGGCCGGCTTAAAAATCATCCGGAGCGCCTGGTCTCTGGTGAGATAGGCAACTACCCATCCATAGAGAGTTTTTATCTTATTATTATAGTTGACCAGAGAAACCAGGTGAATAAACAGCCAGCTGAGCAGTCCTAGAAAACCATTCAGATGCAGTTTATGCTTAAACAGGTCGGCTACAGCATGGTGACGGCCAACGATTGCCATATCGCCCCGGTCAAAATAGTGAAAGGGTTTTAATTTTTTGTTTTTTGACATAGCTTTTAAATTTCTGGCCAGGGTAGTTCCCTGCTGAATAGCGACCTGTGCCAGCTGCGGATGCCCTTTCGGATATACCGGGTCAGTTTGTTGAATGCTGATGTCACCAATGGCATATACATTTTTGAGGCCTTTTATCTGGTTAAATTCGTCGGTAACAATCCGTTTTCCTGCGCCAAGGCTGGTTTCCGGAATACCTTCAAACGTATGAGCTGTAATACCAGCCGCCCATATCAATGTTTTTGATTCCATAACTTCGCCATCGGAAAACTGTACCTGGTCGTTCTCAAAATTTACCACCCGTGTATTCAGCTTTACCCTGACACCTAATTCAACCAGCGCTTCGTAGGTTTCTGTATGGGTTTTTTCACTCATGGGTGCCAGCAAGTGAGGCATTGCATCCACAATTATAATTTGTCCTCCGGCTCCGGCTAGTTCCGGATACTCCTTTGTCAGAATAAAGTTTTTCATTTCAGCCAGCATACCGGCCACTTCCACACCTGTAGGACCACCACCTACTACAACCATAGTCAGGAGTTTTTTGCGTTCGATGGGATCTTTTTCAATGGCGGCTTTTTCCAGGGTTTTAATCAGTTCATTTCGCATATAAATGGCATCATCCATTCCTTTCAGGGAAATGGCATTTTTCTCAATGGTTTCATTTCCGAAAAAATTAGTTTTAGCCCCGGCCGCCAGTACAAGATAATCATACTGTAGTTCACCGTCACTTAACTGAATTGTCTGGCTTTGGGGATTTATACGAACCAGTTCAGCCATCCGGAAAGTGATTCCCTTATTGCGGAACAGTTTACGGAACGGATAACTGATGCTGGCAGGTTCCAGAAAACCGGTAGCCACCTGATAGAGCAGCGGATTGAAAAAATTATAGTTATTTTTATCTACCAGCGTAATGCGGTAATGGGTGTTCTTATATAAATGCTGGATCAGATTTAAACCGGCAAACCCTCCGCCTACGATCACAATATGTTTTTTAGAAGTAGGTGACGGTACTTTATTGAGTTGTTGTACAGATGATTCAGTAACAGCCAAAGTATTTTTCCGGACAGGTTCTGGCGAAAGCAAAGTTTCTTCCTGCGCCAGAAAATTTATAAAAGAGGGGAATGTTAGCGTTTTCATGATACCTTTTGTTGGTCATAACAAAGGTCATCAATCCGTCAGACTTTTCTCTTAAACTACTTTAAGAAACGCTTCGCCTGTTTTTAGCCCGCAGCATACTCAGAAATTCAGGGGTAAAACCCAGAAAAGAAGCCAGCATATATTGCGGAATCCGCTGCACAAAATCCGGAAAATTTTTACTGAACTGCTGATACCTTGCCTCTGCAGATTCACTCAGAAACAATTCCATTTTCCGCAAAGCAGCTGTATAAGCCCGTTGCATCATCAGCCGGAAATAGCGCTCCAGCTTAGGAATTTTGTGAAATAATTCCTCATATACCTCGCTGGAAATTACAACTACTTGTGAATCTTCTACGGCCTGTATATAATAGGGAGAAGGAACTCTGTTTTCAAAACTACGGTAATCGCTGATCCACCAGTTTTCTATGCCGAATTGTAAAATCTGTTCTGCCCCACTATCAGTGACTGAGTACAAACGGAAACAGCCTTCCAGCACAAAATACATCCCTGAGCAGACCTGTCCTTCTTTTAAGAGAAAGTCTTTTCTGGAAATGGTGGTTACCTGTAAATAGGATTGGAGTATATCCTGCTCTGTTATATCCAGATGTACAAATTTTGACAGGTGATCGAGCAGTTGTTTACACATAGGGTGCTAATATATTGAAGTGGAAATTTATACATTTCATGCGTAAGAAAACTTTTAAATTGATTCTTCCATTATAATTTGAATTTTGTACACATAAAAAATGCATTTCCGGGGAGAAATGCATTTGAAATCAAATTAGGATATTAAATACAAACTATTGTCTCATTTTCTCTACAATCTCTTCCGAAATACCAGAGGAGGAAAAACCTCCATCGTGATACAGGTTTTGCATGGTCACTTTGCGGGTGAGATCAGAGAAGAGACTAATTACATAGTCGGCACATTCTTCGGCAGAGGCATTACCCAGGGGAGACATTTTATCGGCATAGTCAAAGAAAGCATCAAAGCCGCCAACACCAGTACCTGCTGTTGTTTTGGTGGGGGACTGGGATACGGTATTAACCCGTACTTTTTTCAGTTTGCCATAGCGGTAGCCATAACTGCGGGCAATGGATTCGAGCACTGCTTTTGCCTGGGCCATATCCGAATAATCGGGAAACGTACGTTGAGACGCAATATAGGATAAGCCTACTACCGAACCATATTCATTGATAGCATCCAGTTTTTCAGCCACCTGCAGCATTTTATGAAAAGACAAGGCAGAAATATCCAGGCTTTTGAGGAACCATTCATAATTTAAATCACCATAGGAGCGGCCTTTCCGCACATTCGGACTCATGCCAATGGAGTGGAGCACAAAATCTACTTTTCCGCCCAGCACTTCCATCGAGCGTGTGTATAATTTTTCGATATCCTCTACCAAGGTTGCATCCGCCGGAATGATTTCGGCCCCACACGCTTCAGCCAGTTTATTGATCTGACCCATCCGCATAGCGATAGGCGCATTGGTGAGGGTAAATGTAGCACCTTCTTCTTTTGCTTTCAGAGCGATTTTCCAGGCAATAGATTTTTCATCCAGGGCGCCGGAAATAATACCTTTTTTTCCTTGTAATAAATTATAAGCCATTTATCAGGTGTGTTTAGGGTTAAAAAATTTAAAGTTATAAGTTTCCCTGAAAAAAGCAGACAAAGGCTTAAATTTTCAGAACAGCTTTGGTTTCCTACCGGGATCATTTAGCAGGCAGACATGAGCTGTATGGAAGCATGTACCAGGTTTTTCAGCTCAACAATATATCTGACTTATAAAGAGTTTGTTACCTCCTTAACTATATCTGTATAAAAGTGGAAGATACCTGTGTTCATCTACTCAATTCCACAATATTCTATGAAAAATTTTCTTGCCCTTGTTTGTATCATATTTCTATCTGGCACAAGCGGAATTTGCGCAGATTCAACTGCCACAGCCTTCCGGAAGAAT from Rhodocytophaga rosea carries:
- a CDS encoding NAD(P)/FAD-dependent oxidoreductase; translation: MKTLTFPSFINFLAQEETLLSPEPVRKNTLAVTESSVQQLNKVPSPTSKKHIVIVGGGFAGLNLIQHLYKNTHYRITLVDKNNYNFFNPLLYQVATGFLEPASISYPFRKLFRNKGITFRMAELVRINPQSQTIQLSDGELQYDYLVLAAGAKTNFFGNETIEKNAISLKGMDDAIYMRNELIKTLEKAAIEKDPIERKKLLTMVVVGGGPTGVEVAGMLAEMKNFILTKEYPELAGAGGQIIIVDAMPHLLAPMSEKTHTETYEALVELGVRVKLNTRVVNFENDQVQFSDGEVMESKTLIWAAGITAHTFEGIPETSLGAGKRIVTDEFNQIKGLKNVYAIGDISIQQTDPVYPKGHPQLAQVAIQQGTTLARNLKAMSKNKKLKPFHYFDRGDMAIVGRHHAVADLFKHKLHLNGFLGLLSWLFIHLVSLVNYNNKIKTLYGWVVAYLTRDQALRMIFKPANHKESV
- a CDS encoding Crp/Fnr family transcriptional regulator; the encoded protein is MCKQLLDHLSKFVHLDITEQDILQSYLQVTTISRKDFLLKEGQVCSGMYFVLEGCFRLYSVTDSGAEQILQFGIENWWISDYRSFENRVPSPYYIQAVEDSQVVVISSEVYEELFHKIPKLERYFRLMMQRAYTAALRKMELFLSESAEARYQQFSKNFPDFVQRIPQYMLASFLGFTPEFLSMLRAKNRRSVS
- a CDS encoding enoyl-ACP reductase FabI produces the protein MAYNLLQGKKGIISGALDEKSIAWKIALKAKEEGATFTLTNAPIAMRMGQINKLAEACGAEIIPADATLVEDIEKLYTRSMEVLGGKVDFVLHSIGMSPNVRKGRSYGDLNYEWFLKSLDISALSFHKMLQVAEKLDAINEYGSVVGLSYIASQRTFPDYSDMAQAKAVLESIARSYGYRYGKLKKVRVNTVSQSPTKTTAGTGVGGFDAFFDYADKMSPLGNASAEECADYVISLFSDLTRKVTMQNLYHDGGFSSSGISEEIVEKMRQ